One window of Chroococcidiopsis sp. TS-821 genomic DNA carries:
- the trxB gene encoding thioredoxin-disulfide reductase, with amino-acid sequence MTNPTVENLVIIGSGPAGYTAAIYAARANLKPIVFEGFQAGGLPGGQLMTTTEVENFPGFPEGITGPNLMDRMKAQAERWGAELYTEDVTYVDLTQRPFTVRSDEREFKTHSVIIATGATAKRLGLPCEGEFWSRGISACAICDGATPIFHGAELAVVGGGDSAAEESIYLTKYGSQVHMLVRSDKMRASKAMQDRVLSNPKIHVHWNTEPIDVFGNDNHMEGVKVRNTQTGEESKIHVKGLFYAIGHTPNTSLFKGQIELDDLGYIVTKPGSPETSVEGVFAAGDVQDREYRQAVTAAGSGCMAAMLAERWLSSNGLIQEFHQAGENLHLDNELVHEAVKTTQNGEFDLSATRHEGGYALRKLFHESDRLLIVKYVAPGCGPCHTLKPILNKVIDEFDGKVHFVEIDIDKERDIAETAGVTGTPTIQLFKNQELLMEVKGIKQKSYYRQLIEANL; translated from the coding sequence ATGACAAATCCAACGGTAGAGAATTTAGTAATCATTGGTTCAGGTCCAGCCGGGTATACCGCTGCAATTTATGCTGCACGAGCCAACCTCAAACCGATTGTATTTGAAGGCTTTCAAGCTGGGGGTTTGCCAGGGGGACAGCTGATGACGACGACAGAAGTAGAGAATTTTCCAGGCTTTCCTGAAGGAATTACCGGACCAAATTTGATGGATCGGATGAAAGCGCAAGCCGAACGCTGGGGAGCTGAGTTATATACCGAAGATGTCACCTATGTTGATTTAACTCAGCGTCCATTTACGGTACGTTCTGACGAGCGCGAGTTTAAAACACATAGCGTGATTATTGCCACTGGTGCGACAGCAAAGCGGTTAGGATTGCCGTGTGAGGGCGAATTTTGGAGTCGTGGTATTTCCGCGTGTGCGATCTGCGATGGTGCAACACCAATTTTTCATGGCGCTGAACTCGCGGTTGTGGGTGGTGGAGACTCCGCAGCCGAAGAATCGATTTACCTCACCAAGTATGGATCGCAGGTACATATGCTTGTCCGCAGTGACAAAATGCGTGCGAGTAAGGCGATGCAGGATCGCGTTTTGAGTAATCCTAAGATTCACGTTCATTGGAATACCGAGCCAATTGACGTATTTGGGAATGATAACCACATGGAAGGAGTCAAAGTCCGAAATACGCAAACTGGCGAAGAAAGCAAAATTCATGTTAAGGGGCTATTTTACGCGATCGGTCATACACCAAACACATCACTCTTCAAAGGACAAATCGAACTTGACGATCTTGGCTACATTGTTACAAAGCCTGGTTCGCCAGAAACAAGCGTTGAAGGTGTCTTCGCTGCGGGTGACGTGCAAGATCGTGAATATCGTCAAGCAGTTACAGCAGCGGGTTCGGGTTGTATGGCAGCCATGTTAGCCGAACGCTGGTTATCTTCTAACGGTTTAATTCAAGAATTCCATCAAGCTGGAGAGAACTTGCACTTAGATAACGAATTAGTGCACGAAGCCGTCAAGACAACGCAAAATGGCGAGTTTGATTTGAGTGCAACGCGTCATGAAGGCGGTTACGCTTTACGGAAATTGTTCCATGAAAGCGATCGCTTATTGATAGTTAAGTATGTGGCACCTGGATGCGGTCCTTGCCATACATTAAAACCAATTTTGAATAAAGTCATAGATGAGTTTGACGGCAAAGTTCACTTTGTAGAAATAGACATTGACAAAGAGCGCGACATTGCAGAAACTGCTGGTGTTACAGGAACGCCTACTATTCAATTGTTCAAAAACCAAGAACTCCTAATGGAAGTTAAAGGCATCAAACAGAAAAGTTATTACCGCCAGCTGATTGAAGCTAATTTGTAA
- a CDS encoding class I SAM-dependent methyltransferase, translating to MTQILTEISEKIRQQFDTGPYPRIPLERSPKNDAMALYIHSLVNAYYLRNQKIIRTEGKLILDAGCGSGYKSLILAEANPGAKIVGIDISANSIELAKQRLQYHGFDNAEFYVCRIEDLPSLGLQFDYINCDDVLYLLSEPAVGLQAMKSVLKQDGIIRANLHSSLQRTYYYRAQEVFKMMGLMDENPEELEIDLVRDTMNALKDQVKLKALTWSPALAADPERILMNLLFQGDKGYTIPETFAAIRKAELEFISMVNWRQWNLMELFKEPDDLPVFLAMSLPEISVEEQLTLFELLHPVHRLLDFWCGHPQQSQNVVPVVEWTLSDWETAQVHLVPQLRTPEIKRELIDAIAQLNTFEISQYLPIPEKHVSIDSTVAACLLPLWEAPQPMRSLVAHWQKIRPVNLATLEPFSTNEALEVLSNALIGLESRGYVLVER from the coding sequence ATGACTCAGATTTTAACTGAAATAAGTGAGAAGATTCGGCAGCAGTTTGATACCGGACCTTATCCGAGAATTCCATTAGAGAGGTCGCCGAAGAATGATGCTATGGCGCTATATATCCATAGTTTGGTAAATGCGTATTACTTGCGCAATCAAAAAATTATTCGTACTGAGGGTAAGTTAATTTTAGATGCAGGGTGTGGCTCTGGTTATAAGTCACTGATTTTAGCGGAAGCCAATCCAGGGGCAAAAATTGTTGGTATAGACATCTCTGCAAACTCAATTGAACTTGCGAAACAACGATTGCAATATCACGGCTTTGACAATGCAGAGTTTTATGTATGCAGAATTGAAGACTTACCGAGTTTAGGTTTGCAATTTGACTATATTAACTGCGATGATGTGTTGTATTTGTTGAGTGAACCAGCAGTTGGCTTACAGGCGATGAAGTCGGTTCTCAAGCAGGATGGCATTATTCGCGCTAATCTACATAGTTCGCTGCAACGCACTTACTACTACCGCGCCCAAGAAGTCTTCAAAATGATGGGGTTGATGGATGAAAATCCCGAAGAGTTAGAGATTGACTTGGTACGAGACACAATGAATGCATTAAAAGATCAAGTAAAGCTCAAAGCTTTGACTTGGAGTCCTGCGCTCGCAGCCGATCCAGAACGAATTTTAATGAATCTACTATTTCAGGGAGACAAAGGCTACACAATCCCTGAGACATTTGCCGCAATTCGGAAGGCTGAGCTTGAGTTTATCAGCATGGTAAATTGGCGGCAATGGAATTTGATGGAGTTATTTAAAGAACCCGACGATCTCCCAGTCTTTTTAGCAATGAGTTTACCGGAAATTAGCGTAGAAGAACAACTTACTTTATTTGAGTTGTTGCATCCGGTTCATCGCTTGTTAGACTTTTGGTGTGGTCATCCGCAGCAAAGTCAAAATGTTGTTCCGGTTGTCGAGTGGACGTTATCTGATTGGGAAACTGCACAAGTTCATCTTGTACCACAGCTAAGAACACCGGAAATTAAACGAGAACTTATAGATGCGATCGCGCAGTTAAACACGTTTGAAATTAGCCAGTACTTACCAATTCCAGAAAAACACGTATCGATAGATAGTACAGTTGCCGCTTGTTTGTTACCTTTGTGGGAAGCACCGCAACCGATGCGATCGCTTGTGGCACATTGGCAGAAAATACGCCCTGTGAATTTGGCAACGCTAGAGCCATTCAGCACCAATGAAGCTTTAGAAGTGCTGAGTAACGCGCTCATTGGCTTGGAAAGTCGCGGTTATGTTCTGGTTGAACGGTAA
- a CDS encoding type IV pilin-like G/H family protein has product MNTQLKAQFLDRRDRKNEEGFTLIEMLVVIIIIGILSAIAMPSFLSQAAKTRQSEAKNSTGALNRAQQAYYLENQIFADDVNKLSVGVVNSVSYNYVVSGNDFINQVANLATAQQADLKSYAGGVFKSANNLTTVAILCEANSAGNTPINAPMSANACANGSQRMQ; this is encoded by the coding sequence ATGAATACACAACTTAAAGCCCAATTTCTAGACCGGAGGGATAGAAAAAACGAAGAAGGTTTCACGCTCATTGAGATGCTGGTAGTTATTATTATTATTGGTATTCTCTCTGCTATTGCAATGCCATCGTTTCTGAGTCAAGCAGCGAAAACTCGGCAATCGGAAGCAAAAAATAGTACGGGTGCTTTGAACCGAGCGCAGCAAGCTTATTATTTAGAAAACCAAATATTTGCAGACGATGTGAATAAGTTAAGTGTAGGCGTGGTCAATAGCGTTAGTTATAACTACGTGGTGAGTGGTAACGATTTCATCAATCAAGTGGCGAACTTGGCAACGGCACAGCAAGCAGATTTGAAAAGTTATGCGGGCGGTGTTTTTAAGTCGGCAAATAATCTGACAACTGTAGCAATCTTGTGTGAAGCAAATAGTGCAGGAAACACACCGATAAACGCGCCAATGAGTGCGAATGCTTGTGCGAATGGTTCGCAGCGAATGCAATAA
- a CDS encoding serine/threonine-protein kinase has product MTSLYCNQGHKNQKGSRFCIECGEPLWLAAGEVLEKRYRLVRQLASGGFGRTYLAENLHRFNERCVLKEFAPQVQNDRELEKAKELFEREAGALYNLKHPQLPRFLEFFQAETKAGINCLFLAQDYIEGDTYYDLLRSRGSFSEAEVRQLLCKLLPVLSYIHAQGVVHRDIAPDNIILRNSDQMPVLIDFGGVKQVAATVVSQFTGLGMPTLIGKQGYAPEEQMRQGKVYHNSDLYALAVTALVLLTGKEPQDLYDSYKGTWQWRKEINISPQLEAVLHKMLAYKPGDRYANAEEVLQALQTPSLKIPTLNISQLRTINVLGRKPEPTRNPASQEIKTHSTGTQVIAARTNKQMQLNLGWVRPMLMKATTLSAVGLTVTSAWVLANSLLQIPLSNPTAQRSPTSTNTATRLQNIVSRRQALQIREAFFIGLVDDSFHRQHPELNGRSLKSDAQDAALRDNWFRIAEQMLDKLEQAELSPAIRRRLGSYNEQDYTTWQQQANQGLLGNYTSNELTQQTNQKFYRLFPEERGKKLKLNTLGQVWYAIAADQVQQRKQASK; this is encoded by the coding sequence ATGACGTCTCTATACTGCAATCAAGGACACAAAAACCAAAAAGGTAGCCGCTTTTGTATTGAGTGTGGCGAACCATTGTGGCTAGCTGCGGGAGAAGTTTTAGAAAAGCGCTATCGTCTTGTGCGTCAGTTAGCCTCTGGTGGCTTTGGACGTACTTACTTAGCAGAAAATTTGCATCGCTTCAACGAGCGTTGTGTCCTCAAAGAATTCGCGCCACAGGTACAAAACGATCGCGAACTTGAAAAAGCAAAAGAATTATTTGAGCGCGAAGCAGGAGCGCTATACAATCTCAAGCATCCGCAACTACCGCGTTTTCTAGAATTTTTTCAAGCAGAGACAAAAGCTGGTATAAATTGCTTGTTTTTGGCACAAGACTACATCGAAGGAGACACCTACTACGACTTACTGCGATCGCGCGGTTCTTTCTCAGAAGCAGAAGTTCGACAACTCTTGTGTAAATTATTACCTGTCTTATCTTATATACACGCACAGGGCGTCGTACATCGCGATATTGCCCCAGATAACATCATTCTGCGAAATAGCGACCAAATGCCAGTTTTGATCGACTTTGGTGGCGTGAAACAAGTTGCGGCAACTGTCGTTTCTCAATTTACAGGATTGGGGATGCCGACTTTAATAGGTAAACAAGGCTACGCCCCAGAGGAGCAAATGCGTCAGGGCAAAGTGTATCATAATAGCGACTTGTACGCGCTGGCGGTGACAGCATTAGTATTGCTGACGGGTAAAGAACCGCAAGACTTGTACGATAGCTACAAAGGTACTTGGCAATGGCGGAAAGAAATTAATATCAGTCCGCAGCTAGAAGCGGTATTGCATAAAATGTTGGCGTATAAGCCAGGCGATCGCTATGCCAACGCCGAGGAAGTCTTACAAGCCTTACAAACTCCATCACTAAAGATACCAACGCTTAATATTTCGCAACTACGAACGATTAATGTCTTGGGACGTAAGCCCGAACCGACACGCAATCCTGCATCACAAGAGATTAAAACACACTCTACAGGCACTCAGGTCATTGCTGCGCGTACTAACAAACAAATGCAGTTAAACTTGGGTTGGGTGCGTCCTATGCTGATGAAAGCAACGACCTTAAGCGCAGTTGGATTGACGGTAACCAGTGCATGGGTATTGGCAAATTCTCTTTTGCAGATACCGCTATCGAACCCGACAGCACAGCGATCGCCAACCAGTACTAATACAGCAACTAGGCTGCAAAACATCGTCAGCCGTCGCCAAGCTTTACAAATTCGAGAGGCTTTTTTTATTGGTTTAGTAGATGATTCTTTCCATCGCCAACATCCTGAGTTAAATGGACGAAGCTTGAAATCTGATGCTCAAGACGCCGCATTACGCGACAATTGGTTTAGAATTGCAGAGCAAATGCTCGATAAACTAGAACAAGCTGAACTTTCGCCAGCAATCCGACGCCGCCTTGGAAGTTACAACGAACAAGACTACACAACTTGGCAGCAGCAAGCAAATCAAGGGCTGTTAGGGAACTATACCAGCAATGAATTAACTCAACAAACAAATCAAAAATTTTATCGCCTCTTTCCCGAAGAACGCGGAAAGAAACTTAAACTTAATACATTAGGTCAAGTATGGTACGCAATCGCTGCCGACCAGGTGCAGCAGCGCAAACAGGCTAGTAAATAA